Proteins from a single region of Verrucomicrobiia bacterium:
- a CDS encoding DUF3185 family protein yields MKKALGLALAVGGAFMLFYGFKAKDSLESKVNELVKGSPTDKSMLMIGGGAAMCVAGVVLVMSKK; encoded by the coding sequence ATGAAAAAAGCACTGGGATTGGCACTGGCAGTCGGCGGAGCATTCATGTTGTTCTATGGCTTCAAAGCCAAAGACTCATTGGAATCCAAGGTGAACGAACTGGTGAAAGGTTCACCTACTGACAAGTCCATGCTGATGATCGGCGGCGGAGCCGCCATGTGTGTCGCCGGTGTCGTGTTGGTGATGAGCAAAAAGTAA
- a CDS encoding urease accessory UreF family protein, with the protein MFDDAAKLTGEAAEVLGDPNPLLDQVSTPEGFLALGKAASAWRLPKVQDAATLRLFLSHYRQHILEAVELPAILKAHQFAQQGFARDLIELDRQMEVVLVEKDLSAASRRVGRSKLKRLRPLRDQRVVMRYLQAVEENKAHGWHVLVYGLALQQFSLPLRQGLISYARQSLGGFVQSAAKSLPIGEEDVREIFEEAVEGLEERLNALIDARQPKLIQLV; encoded by the coding sequence GTGTTTGATGATGCAGCCAAGTTGACTGGTGAAGCCGCCGAAGTATTGGGCGATCCCAATCCTTTGCTGGATCAGGTCAGCACGCCGGAGGGTTTTCTCGCCTTGGGAAAAGCAGCTTCGGCGTGGCGTTTACCGAAGGTGCAGGATGCGGCCACACTGCGACTGTTTCTCTCCCACTATCGTCAGCACATACTCGAAGCGGTGGAGCTTCCCGCGATCTTGAAAGCGCATCAATTCGCGCAGCAAGGGTTCGCGCGCGATCTCATCGAGCTGGATCGGCAGATGGAGGTGGTGCTGGTGGAGAAGGATTTATCGGCGGCGAGCCGTCGTGTAGGGCGGAGCAAGCTGAAGCGGCTGCGGCCATTGCGTGATCAGCGGGTGGTGATGCGCTATCTGCAGGCGGTGGAGGAGAACAAGGCGCATGGGTGGCATGTGCTGGTGTATGGGCTCGCACTGCAGCAGTTCTCGCTGCCGTTGCGACAGGGGCTGATCAGCTACGCACGGCAGAGTCTGGGCGGGTTTGTGCAATCAGCGGCGAAGTCTTTGCCGATCGGGGAAGAGGATGTGCGCGAGATTTTCGAGGAGGCGGTGGAGGGGCTGGAGGAGCGCTTGAATGCGCTGATTGATGCCCGGCAGCCGAAGTTGATCCAGTTGGTTTAG
- a CDS encoding family 10 glycosylhydrolase, whose translation MKSTPRCGHWLAFLASVLFSTAAMAAAYLPSDIKPPAIEREFRGVWIASVSNIDWPSKKGLTTAEQQKELRDLLDLAVKLNLNAVILQVRPMCDAFYASKLEPWSEYLTGEMGKAPDPYYDPLEFAVEEAHKRGLELHAWFNPYRVRNTASPGVVASNHISKTRPELVKKYGTYLWMDPSEPAVQEYSLKVIRDVVKRYDIDGAHIDDYFYPYKVRDAKGALVEFPDDVSWARYQKSGGKLSRDDWRRESVNIFVEKLYKMVKEEKPWVKFGISPFGIWRPGYPKEIKGLDAYDQLYADSRKWLEEGWCDYYVPQLYWGVSETAQSYPLLLDWWVSVNKHKRHVWPGNNLDKIDTKWPITDMREQLEITRKQKGSTGNVFWHSKPLAANKGKIQELLTDRFYTDNALVPASPWLGQSVPSKPKLLVQSSGGNGDIEIQWSIEPGNVIQNWVLQVKRGGNWETHVYGSEMTRAKVKAVGGKGADAIALTAVNRTGQASPAMVFAK comes from the coding sequence GTGAAATCAACCCCCCGATGCGGTCATTGGCTCGCCTTCCTGGCATCTGTCCTCTTTTCCACGGCAGCCATGGCAGCGGCGTATCTGCCTTCGGATATCAAACCGCCAGCGATTGAGCGGGAGTTTCGTGGCGTTTGGATCGCATCGGTATCCAACATTGACTGGCCTTCCAAGAAGGGTTTGACCACTGCGGAACAACAAAAGGAATTGCGCGATCTGCTGGATCTGGCGGTGAAGCTGAACTTGAACGCCGTCATCCTGCAGGTGCGTCCCATGTGTGATGCGTTCTACGCCTCCAAGCTGGAGCCGTGGTCCGAGTATCTGACCGGTGAGATGGGCAAAGCGCCGGATCCTTATTACGACCCGCTCGAATTCGCGGTGGAAGAAGCGCATAAACGTGGGCTGGAATTGCACGCGTGGTTCAACCCTTATCGGGTGCGCAATACGGCTTCGCCCGGTGTGGTCGCCAGCAATCATATCAGCAAGACGCGCCCGGAACTGGTGAAGAAATACGGCACCTATCTGTGGATGGACCCCTCGGAACCGGCGGTGCAGGAGTATTCGCTGAAAGTCATCCGTGATGTGGTGAAGCGCTATGACATCGATGGTGCGCATATCGATGATTATTTTTACCCCTACAAGGTCAGAGATGCCAAAGGGGCATTGGTGGAGTTTCCCGATGACGTGAGCTGGGCGCGTTATCAAAAGAGCGGCGGCAAGCTGTCGCGCGATGACTGGCGGCGTGAGAGCGTGAACATATTCGTGGAGAAGCTGTACAAGATGGTCAAAGAGGAAAAGCCCTGGGTGAAGTTCGGCATCAGCCCGTTTGGCATCTGGCGTCCGGGTTATCCGAAAGAGATCAAAGGTTTGGATGCGTATGATCAGCTTTATGCGGATTCGCGCAAGTGGTTGGAGGAAGGCTGGTGCGATTATTATGTGCCGCAACTTTACTGGGGTGTGAGCGAAACGGCGCAGAGCTATCCGCTGTTGCTCGACTGGTGGGTGAGTGTGAACAAGCACAAGCGTCACGTCTGGCCGGGGAACAATCTGGACAAGATCGATACCAAGTGGCCCATCACAGATATGCGCGAGCAACTGGAGATCACGCGCAAGCAGAAGGGTTCCACGGGCAATGTGTTCTGGCACAGCAAACCGCTCGCGGCGAACAAGGGAAAGATTCAGGAACTGCTGACGGACCGCTTTTACACGGATAATGCACTGGTGCCGGCATCACCGTGGCTTGGTCAAAGCGTGCCATCAAAACCAAAATTGCTGGTGCAGAGCAGTGGGGGCAATGGCGATATCGAGATACAGTGGAGCATTGAACCGGGGAATGTGATCCAGAACTGGGTCTTGCAGGTGAAGCGCGGAGGCAACTGGGAAACACATGTCTACGGCAGCGAGATGACGCGTGCGAAAGTGAAGGCGGTTGGCGGCAAGGGAGCGGATGCGATCGCGCTCACGGCGGTGAACCGCACGGGGCAGGCGAGTCCGGCGATGGTGTTTGCGAAATAA
- a CDS encoding 3-dehydroquinate synthase: MSIIERTVTVSWRCRVHFTQHAFDLGNKTLRDAMAEAEPQKVHKAFVVVDESLAKAQPDFVGRIEAYFRANSDRLKLMGTPMILEGGERVKNSYFHVSEIQSHLERHHIDRHSYLIAIGGGAILDVVGLAAATAHRGVRHIRIPTTTLAQDDSGVGVKNGINAFGKKNFIGTFCPPYAVINDFQLLSSLPERDKRNGYVEAVKVALIRDREFFERIEQDAPALARFEETAMRHLIFRSAELHLNHIATSGDAFEFGSARPLDFGHWAAHKLEQVSDYRIRHGEAVAVGIALDTVYARRMGYLDAQSCERVLVLLEKLGFELFANELLLADATGNLVLLNGLEEFREHLGGQLTITLLRGIGQGFETHEMVQANIVAAIEELQERQNLREQRIVPLTRRKQESR; the protein is encoded by the coding sequence ATGTCCATCATTGAACGTACAGTCACGGTGAGCTGGCGTTGCCGCGTGCATTTCACGCAGCATGCTTTTGACTTGGGTAACAAGACCTTGCGCGATGCCATGGCGGAAGCAGAACCGCAGAAAGTTCACAAAGCGTTCGTAGTGGTTGATGAATCGCTCGCCAAGGCACAACCGGACTTTGTCGGTCGCATAGAAGCCTATTTCCGCGCGAACTCCGATCGCCTCAAGCTGATGGGCACGCCGATGATCCTCGAAGGCGGCGAGCGCGTGAAAAACTCTTATTTCCACGTCTCGGAGATCCAATCGCACTTGGAGCGTCATCACATTGATCGTCACTCGTACCTCATCGCCATCGGCGGCGGAGCTATTCTGGATGTCGTGGGCCTTGCTGCCGCTACGGCGCATCGTGGTGTTCGTCACATCCGTATTCCGACCACCACTCTGGCGCAGGATGATTCCGGCGTGGGTGTGAAGAACGGCATCAACGCGTTCGGTAAGAAAAATTTCATCGGCACGTTCTGTCCGCCTTACGCCGTCATCAATGATTTCCAATTGCTCTCTTCCTTGCCTGAGCGTGATAAACGCAATGGTTATGTGGAAGCCGTGAAGGTGGCGCTTATTCGTGATCGCGAGTTTTTTGAACGCATCGAACAGGACGCTCCAGCCCTCGCCCGCTTCGAGGAAACGGCCATGCGCCATTTGATTTTCCGCAGTGCTGAACTACATTTGAACCACATCGCCACAAGCGGTGATGCGTTCGAGTTCGGATCCGCCCGGCCGCTGGATTTCGGGCACTGGGCAGCTCATAAGCTGGAGCAGGTTTCCGACTACCGCATCCGCCATGGCGAGGCAGTGGCAGTTGGCATCGCGCTGGATACAGTGTATGCGCGGCGCATGGGTTACCTCGATGCGCAATCATGTGAGCGCGTGCTGGTGCTGCTGGAGAAACTGGGCTTTGAATTGTTTGCCAACGAACTCTTGCTGGCAGACGCCACAGGCAACTTGGTTTTGCTGAACGGACTGGAAGAATTTCGCGAGCACTTGGGCGGTCAATTGACCATCACCCTGCTGCGCGGCATCGGCCAGGGGTTTGAGACACATGAGATGGTACAGGCCAATATTGTGGCCGCCATCGAAGAATTGCAGGAACGACAAAATCTGCGCGAGCAACGCATCGTGCCGCTCACGCGACGAAAACAGGAAAGCAGATGA
- a CDS encoding glycoside hydrolase family 18 protein, which translates to MKMNRRRFIGVTATLTGGLLTGTAVAADRKSGFVVAGYLPDYRLSPKNLARAKGLTDLIAFSAEPRETGELELRSWNADAMKQLRQARTDHGCRILICVGGGERSEHFRNLLDSSLSRDKLVQAVTSLCEREQLDGIDLDWEHPDTNGEARNYSIFMEQLKASIGSKRIVTAAVATHQDWFEDSARYLDRVHVMAYDMPQQHSTVQGAENAVNSWLKRGVPADKICLGIPLYGRGVTSRERTMAYADLLTRPNFKEGTDEWDGLYYNGPKTVSAKVALAKRMGLGGVFVWEVGQDAEGDKSLLQSIKDAAKA; encoded by the coding sequence ATGAAAATGAACCGCCGCCGTTTTATTGGGGTCACGGCAACGTTGACCGGGGGATTGCTAACAGGAACGGCGGTGGCAGCGGACAGGAAATCCGGCTTCGTCGTGGCTGGATATCTCCCTGATTACCGCCTCTCTCCGAAAAATCTCGCCCGGGCGAAAGGTCTTACCGACCTCATCGCCTTCTCCGCCGAACCTCGCGAGACCGGCGAACTCGAACTCCGCTCATGGAATGCTGATGCCATGAAGCAGCTCCGTCAGGCGCGCACGGATCACGGTTGCCGTATCCTCATCTGTGTCGGTGGCGGTGAACGCTCAGAACATTTCCGCAATCTCCTCGATTCTTCTCTTTCCCGGGACAAGCTCGTTCAAGCCGTCACGAGCCTGTGTGAACGCGAACAACTGGATGGCATCGATCTCGATTGGGAACATCCTGACACCAATGGCGAGGCACGCAATTACTCGATCTTCATGGAGCAGCTAAAAGCAAGTATAGGCTCGAAGCGTATTGTGACGGCCGCTGTCGCGACACATCAGGACTGGTTTGAAGATTCAGCACGTTATCTCGACCGCGTCCACGTCATGGCCTATGACATGCCCCAGCAGCATTCCACCGTCCAAGGTGCAGAGAATGCCGTTAACTCTTGGCTGAAACGCGGTGTGCCTGCGGATAAAATTTGCCTGGGCATTCCGCTCTATGGTCGCGGTGTGACTTCACGTGAGCGCACCATGGCTTATGCGGATCTGCTCACACGACCCAATTTCAAAGAGGGCACGGATGAGTGGGATGGTCTCTACTACAACGGCCCGAAAACTGTCTCAGCCAAAGTAGCCTTGGCCAAGCGCATGGGTCTAGGTGGTGTTTTCGTTTGGGAAGTTGGCCAGGACGCTGAGGGAGATAAGTCATTGCTCCAAAGCATCAAGGATGCTGCGAAAGCATAA
- a CDS encoding nucleotide pyrophosphatase/phosphodiesterase family protein, which produces MTRTAVINVVGLTEGLLGQHTPKLNAFRQKTALRHVTPAFPAVTCTAQTDYVTGQTASEHGIVANGWFNRELSEVQFWKQSNHVVQAPKVWDQLRKEVPGFTCAKLFWWYNMYATADWSITPRPMYPADGRKFFDIYTWPYSIRPEIKQELGEFPFAGFWGPAAGLDSPQGKADCVSRWIAESAKWTEKKYQPTLSLVYLPHLDYNLQRIGPSDPRIARDLTEIDNIVGDLITFYESRSIKPLIVSEYGITQVTKAIHLNRLFRQQGWLTVKEELGLELLDAGASKVFAVADHQIAHIYVNDRSLLNTVRSLLEKQDGIPHVLDDAGKREHGIAHTRAGDLIAVSQEDAWFTYYYWQDDANAPDFARTVDIHRKPGYDPVELFLDPQIPAVKLKIIWRLLQKKLGFRMLMDVIPLDASLVKGSHGCRPKSKMDWPVLIGGDALVGSQDLRSTDVYQTIVETVRR; this is translated from the coding sequence ATGACACGCACTGCCGTCATCAATGTCGTCGGGCTTACGGAAGGTCTCTTGGGCCAGCACACGCCCAAGCTGAACGCCTTCCGCCAGAAGACGGCGTTGCGTCATGTCACTCCGGCATTCCCTGCGGTCACCTGCACGGCGCAGACGGATTATGTGACGGGCCAGACCGCCAGTGAACACGGCATCGTGGCGAATGGTTGGTTCAATCGCGAGCTGTCCGAGGTGCAGTTCTGGAAGCAATCCAACCACGTGGTGCAAGCACCGAAGGTGTGGGATCAGCTTCGTAAAGAAGTTCCGGGCTTCACCTGTGCGAAATTATTCTGGTGGTATAACATGTATGCCACAGCGGATTGGTCCATCACACCGCGCCCCATGTATCCTGCAGATGGCCGCAAATTTTTCGACATCTACACGTGGCCTTACTCCATCCGCCCGGAGATCAAACAGGAACTTGGCGAATTTCCTTTCGCCGGTTTCTGGGGACCTGCTGCCGGATTGGACTCACCGCAAGGCAAGGCCGATTGCGTCTCCCGCTGGATTGCCGAATCCGCCAAGTGGACGGAGAAGAAGTATCAGCCCACGCTCAGCCTCGTTTACTTGCCACACTTGGATTACAACCTGCAGCGCATCGGCCCCTCTGATCCACGCATCGCACGTGACCTGACTGAGATCGATAATATCGTCGGCGACCTCATCACCTTCTATGAATCACGCAGCATCAAGCCTTTGATCGTTTCCGAATACGGCATCACGCAAGTGACCAAGGCGATCCATCTGAACCGCCTGTTCCGTCAGCAAGGCTGGCTCACGGTGAAAGAGGAACTGGGTTTGGAGTTGCTCGATGCCGGTGCGAGCAAAGTCTTCGCCGTAGCCGATCATCAAATCGCGCATATCTACGTGAACGACCGTTCACTGCTGAATACCGTGCGTTCACTTTTGGAGAAACAAGATGGCATCCCGCACGTGCTGGATGACGCGGGCAAGCGCGAACACGGCATCGCTCACACGCGGGCCGGGGATCTCATCGCTGTTTCGCAAGAAGATGCGTGGTTCACTTATTACTACTGGCAAGACGATGCGAATGCACCGGACTTCGCCCGCACTGTAGATATTCATCGCAAGCCCGGTTATGATCCGGTGGAACTGTTCCTCGATCCGCAAATCCCCGCTGTGAAGTTGAAGATCATCTGGCGCCTGCTGCAAAAAAAACTCGGCTTCCGCATGTTGATGGATGTCATACCGCTGGATGCTTCTCTGGTGAAAGGCTCCCACGGCTGCCGCCCGAAATCGAAGATGGATTGGCCGGTGCTTATAGGAGGAGACGCATTAGTCGGATCACAAGACCTGCGCTCCACGGATGTTTACCAGACGATTGTTGAAACGGTGCGGAGGTAG
- a CDS encoding excinuclease ABC subunit UvrA: protein MSKATSQPVIRLRGVRHNNLKNFDLDLPTGKLVVITGLSGSGKSSLAFDTLFAEGQRRYIETFSPYARQFFDRMDKPQVDSIEGIPPAIAIEQRNSVKSTRSTVGTMTEICDHMKVLWPHLAQLHCRQCDQLVRKDAAQDVWEGARGEVGGAKEDVEKVEVLVTFNVALSEKLPLEESLKLIAKQGYQRLVVGDKVVRLEDLLKESSPTPHPSHLIVIQDRVKLAKANRSRFVEACEQAYHFGKGKLALYRIEDLSKPWGRYSKHLHCATCDIEYRDPSPALFSFNNPVGACPACRGFGRVISIDYDLAIPDRSKSLNDGAVKPWQGGVSADCQTDLVKACRKRKVPMDVPFEELSPEHQSFVVDGEPGYGSDEAHEWPHLWYGVKGYFRWLESKSYKMHVRVLLSRYRAYTKCRTCDGKRFQPEALLYRFTKSESHKGLTLSDFYLLPIRDALALIDGFAASRKVAVNDPIQVVLNEVRARLGYLNEVGLGYLTLDRPTRSLSGGETERVNLTTCLGTRLVNTLFVLDEPSVGLHPRDTERLVKILERLRDTGNTVVVVEHESGVMRAADQIIDIGPGHGESGGEIVFQGPFADVLKSERSLTGQYLSGRKKIELPTRRPVGLMQAAEIALNDQVVEYKVGKGTVASVETRDLRISSIPQLEVGSTLSLTGANLHNLQNLSVDIPLNRLVCVTGVSGSGKSTLMRDVLLPALTQKFAGAVKVKSEDEDDDESEEEGGFVAAKVTGWEGLGGVVLVDQGTLGKTPRSNPAVYIGAFDDIREVFAQAPLAKQRGLGSSAFSFNSAQGQCERCRGAGFEKIEMQFLSDVFIRCPDCHGRRYRPHILEVKLQSARRAAPDSNELIVTEWSIGDFLEATIDDAVAFLAELTDFRPAQRACTSLRLLQDVGLGYLRVGQPINTLSGGESQRLKLVRHLAEWTTNVQSPGGKLDVKPTLFLFDEPTTGLHFEDVRVLLAVFQRMVDQGHSVFVIEHNLDVIKCADWVIDLGPDAGDQGGQIIAMGTPEDVALVEASHTGRALRPLLGNAQHPTLYLERPKKRGK, encoded by the coding sequence ATGTCGAAGGCGACGTCCCAGCCGGTCATCCGCTTGCGCGGGGTCCGGCATAACAACCTCAAAAATTTCGATCTCGACCTGCCCACAGGCAAGCTCGTCGTCATCACCGGCCTCAGCGGGTCGGGCAAGAGCTCGCTCGCGTTCGATACCCTCTTCGCCGAAGGCCAGCGCCGCTACATCGAAACCTTTTCCCCTTACGCGCGCCAGTTCTTCGACCGAATGGACAAGCCGCAGGTGGACAGCATCGAGGGTATCCCACCCGCCATCGCCATCGAGCAGCGGAACTCCGTGAAGAGCACCCGCTCGACGGTGGGCACCATGACCGAGATCTGCGACCACATGAAAGTGCTGTGGCCGCATCTCGCCCAACTTCACTGCCGCCAGTGCGATCAACTTGTCCGTAAAGACGCCGCGCAAGACGTCTGGGAAGGGGCGAGGGGTGAAGTGGGAGGTGCGAAAGAGGATGTGGAGAAGGTGGAAGTGCTGGTGACTTTCAATGTGGCATTGTCTGAGAAGCTGCCGCTGGAGGAGTCGCTTAAATTGATCGCGAAGCAGGGCTATCAACGGCTGGTGGTGGGTGATAAAGTCGTGCGCTTGGAAGATCTGCTGAAGGAATCTTCGCCTACACCGCATCCCTCACATCTCATCGTCATCCAAGATCGCGTCAAACTGGCGAAGGCGAATCGCTCGCGTTTTGTGGAGGCGTGTGAGCAGGCGTATCATTTCGGGAAAGGGAAGCTGGCATTGTATCGTATAGAAGATTTGAGCAAGCCATGGGGGCGTTACTCCAAGCATCTGCATTGTGCCACCTGCGATATCGAATACCGTGATCCCTCTCCGGCCTTATTCAGCTTTAACAACCCCGTCGGCGCTTGCCCTGCCTGCCGTGGCTTCGGTCGCGTCATCTCCATCGACTACGACCTCGCCATCCCCGATCGCTCCAAGTCTTTGAATGATGGTGCCGTGAAACCCTGGCAAGGCGGCGTCTCCGCCGATTGCCAGACGGACCTGGTGAAAGCCTGCCGCAAACGCAAAGTCCCCATGGACGTTCCTTTTGAGGAGCTTTCGCCGGAGCATCAGAGCTTCGTCGTCGATGGCGAGCCCGGTTACGGCAGCGATGAAGCCCATGAATGGCCGCATCTCTGGTATGGCGTGAAGGGCTACTTTCGCTGGTTAGAATCCAAGTCCTACAAGATGCACGTGCGCGTGCTCCTCTCCCGCTACCGCGCCTATACGAAGTGCCGGACGTGCGATGGTAAACGATTTCAGCCCGAAGCACTACTCTACAGATTTACGAAAAGCGAGAGTCACAAAGGACTGACTCTCTCCGATTTCTACCTGCTCCCCATCCGCGATGCTTTGGCTCTGATCGATGGCTTCGCTGCCAGCCGCAAAGTCGCCGTGAACGATCCCATCCAAGTCGTCCTGAACGAAGTCCGCGCGCGCTTGGGTTACTTGAATGAAGTCGGCCTCGGCTACCTCACGCTGGACCGCCCCACACGTTCTCTTTCCGGTGGTGAAACTGAACGCGTGAATCTAACTACCTGCCTTGGCACCCGCTTGGTGAATACGCTCTTCGTCCTGGATGAACCCAGCGTAGGACTGCATCCGCGCGACACTGAGCGCCTCGTGAAAATCCTCGAACGTCTGCGCGATACCGGTAACACCGTCGTCGTTGTGGAGCATGAATCTGGTGTTATGCGTGCTGCCGATCAGATCATCGATATCGGCCCCGGCCACGGCGAAAGTGGCGGCGAGATCGTTTTCCAAGGCCCTTTTGCCGATGTGTTGAAGAGCGAACGCTCACTGACCGGCCAATATCTCAGTGGTCGTAAGAAAATCGAATTGCCCACGCGTCGCCCGGTCGGCCTGATGCAAGCCGCCGAGATCGCGCTGAACGATCAAGTGGTGGAGTATAAAGTAGGGAAGGGGACCGTTGCCTCAGTGGAAACGCGCGATCTTCGCATATCATCAATCCCTCAACTCGAAGTTGGAAGCACTTTGTCCCTGACCGGTGCCAACCTCCACAACCTGCAAAACCTTTCCGTAGATATCCCTCTCAACCGCCTGGTCTGCGTCACCGGCGTTAGCGGCTCCGGTAAGTCCACCTTGATGCGTGATGTGCTCCTACCCGCACTGACCCAGAAGTTCGCTGGCGCAGTAAAAGTAAAGAGCGAGGATGAAGACGATGACGAGAGCGAAGAAGAAGGTGGTTTCGTCGCTGCCAAGGTCACCGGCTGGGAAGGTCTCGGCGGTGTCGTGCTCGTGGATCAGGGCACGTTAGGCAAAACACCTCGCTCAAATCCCGCCGTATACATTGGTGCCTTCGATGATATCCGCGAAGTTTTCGCCCAGGCACCCTTGGCCAAGCAGCGCGGACTCGGCTCCAGCGCGTTCAGTTTCAATTCCGCCCAAGGCCAGTGCGAACGTTGCCGCGGTGCTGGCTTTGAGAAGATCGAGATGCAATTCCTCAGCGATGTCTTCATCCGCTGCCCAGATTGCCATGGCCGCCGCTATCGCCCGCACATCCTCGAAGTGAAATTGCAGAGCGCCCGCCGTGCCGCACCGGATTCGAACGAACTCATCGTCACTGAATGGTCCATCGGCGATTTCCTCGAAGCCACCATTGATGACGCCGTGGCCTTCCTCGCCGAGCTCACGGACTTCCGCCCCGCCCAACGCGCCTGCACGAGCCTCCGCCTCCTGCAAGACGTCGGCCTCGGCTACCTGCGCGTTGGCCAGCCCATCAACACGCTCTCCGGCGGCGAAAGCCAGCGCCTCAAGCTCGTGCGTCACCTCGCGGAGTGGACCACGAACGTGCAATCTCCCGGCGGCAAGCTGGACGTGAAACCCACGCTCTTCCTCTTCGATGAGCCGACGACGGGTTTGCACTTCGAGGATGTGCGTGTGTTACTCGCCGTATTCCAGCGCATGGTGGATCAAGGCCACTCCGTCTTCGTCATCGAGCACAATCTCGACGTCATCAAATGCGCCGACTGGGTCATCGACCTCGGCCCGGATGCTGGCGATCAAGGGGGCCAGATCATCGCCATGGGCACGCCCGAAGACGTTGCCCTAGTGGAAGCAAGCCACACCGGCAGAGCCTTGCGGCCTCTATTGGGAAACGCCCAGCATCCAACTCTCTACCTCGAACGTCCAAAGAAACGCGGAAAATGA
- a CDS encoding DNA methyltransferase, whose protein sequence is MRCRLIPAVLWPDTSEFVLTKTPRVVARPAGKSRSLARELAAFRQFGTKTRRLATRVTGQKKLTVPTFVNEFWTAQQRQASNLHEISYRACFKPQLPRFFIERLTLPGEVVYDPFMGRGTTPIEAALLGRVPFGNDVNPLSQVLTRARLAPPSLKEISGRLSTIDLKTGGRLPKDLLVFYHRDTLREICALRKYLMARREKGVLDSIDEWIAMVALNRLTGHSPGFFSVYTLPPNQAVSVKSQRKINERRNQVPPYRDVVKIILKKSNQLLKEMKRQDFARLASVTDKARFTTAPADATHELPTGSVSLVVTSPPFLDVVDYATDNWLRCWFLGIDSSKVKITIPKKLEVWQEVMTSVFRELHRLLKVGGHIAFEVGEVNRGKVKLEEAVITCGLAAGLEPLLVMINDQEFTKTANCWGVDNNAKGTNTNRIVVFRKGT, encoded by the coding sequence ATGAGATGCCGTTTAATCCCCGCCGTGCTTTGGCCCGATACATCGGAATTTGTCTTAACCAAGACACCTCGTGTCGTTGCCAGGCCTGCTGGGAAGAGCCGCTCGCTTGCCAGGGAACTCGCCGCCTTCCGCCAGTTCGGCACTAAGACCCGTCGTCTGGCCACGCGTGTCACAGGTCAGAAGAAGCTCACTGTGCCCACTTTTGTGAACGAGTTCTGGACCGCGCAACAACGGCAGGCCAGCAATCTTCACGAGATCTCCTATCGCGCCTGCTTCAAGCCCCAGCTTCCGCGCTTTTTCATCGAGCGTCTTACGCTGCCAGGCGAAGTGGTTTACGATCCTTTCATGGGGCGGGGGACTACGCCAATTGAGGCCGCCTTGCTCGGACGCGTGCCCTTCGGCAATGACGTGAACCCCTTGAGCCAGGTGCTCACCCGTGCCCGCCTTGCGCCGCCTAGCCTCAAAGAAATTTCAGGAAGACTCAGCACCATTGATCTGAAAACTGGCGGACGCCTACCCAAAGACCTCTTGGTTTTCTACCACCGCGATACCTTGCGCGAGATCTGCGCCCTCAGAAAATACCTCATGGCCCGTCGTGAAAAAGGTGTGCTCGATAGCATAGACGAATGGATCGCCATGGTCGCGCTAAACCGCCTCACGGGCCATTCACCGGGATTCTTCTCTGTTTACACCCTGCCACCGAATCAGGCTGTGTCCGTGAAATCCCAGCGCAAGATCAATGAGCGACGGAATCAAGTGCCGCCTTATCGCGACGTCGTGAAGATCATTCTGAAAAAATCCAATCAGTTGCTGAAGGAGATGAAGCGGCAGGATTTTGCGCGATTGGCCAGTGTCACTGACAAGGCCCGCTTTACTACTGCTCCAGCCGATGCCACGCACGAGCTACCCACCGGGAGCGTCTCCCTCGTGGTCACTTCACCGCCGTTTCTTGATGTCGTGGATTACGCCACGGATAACTGGTTGCGTTGCTGGTTCCTTGGCATTGATTCCTCGAAGGTGAAGATCACCATTCCGAAGAAACTGGAAGTGTGGCAGGAAGTCATGACCAGCGTCTTCCGCGAGCTTCACCGGTTGCTCAAGGTTGGTGGTCACATCGCCTTTGAAGTGGGTGAAGTGAATCGCGGCAAGGTGAAGCTGGAGGAAGCCGTGATTACCTGTGGTCTTGCTGCCGGACTGGAGCCGTTGCTGGTGATGATCAATGATCAGGAGTTCACCAAGACTGCGAATTGCTGGGGGGTGGATAATAATGCGAAGGGGACGAATACGAATCGGATTGTGGTGTTTAGGAAAGGGACTTAA